The genomic interval TACCTTTTGAGAAATCTAAAGATTGAAAAGCCTAATGCAGTATGGTCAACTGATATTACGTATTTAAAAACACCAACAGGTTTTATGTATTTAACTGCAATAATTGATGTTTATAGTCGTAAAATACTAACTTGGGAATTGTCAAACAGTATGTCTAAAGATTTCTGCATTAATTGTTACAAAGAAGCAGTAAAAACTTATGGTTCACCAGAAATATTAAATACGGATCAAGGTAGTCAATATACAAGTAATGAGTTTATCGAAACAGTGCTTTCATCAGGCGCTTTATTAAGTATGGATGGAAAAGGCCGTTGTTTAGACAATGTCTGGATAGAAAGATTTTGGAGAACAATTAAATATGATTATTTATATCTTTACGAGCATAAAACAACACTGGAATTATACAAAGGAATCCAATCATATTTAAATTTTTACAACTCAGAAAGAGGACATAGTTCTTTAGGATATTCTACTCCAAATGAAGCTTTTGAATTATCAACTTTTGAGTACAAAAAAATTGCTTAGGTTTTAAGAGAAACTGTTTGACAAAAGAGCCCACCATATAATTTCCTATTAGGAGGAGGTTATATGAAAGAAAATTTTTTAGGAATCTTTATAATAATTTTATTAAATATCATTATTTTGGGTATTTTTAAAAGAGAGTTAAATATAAAATATAAAATAAAAAAATTATTTGAAAATCAAGAAAAAATATATTTTATTTTTTTAATATTAAGTCTATTTTTTTTTCAAAATTTTATAGAAAAAGAATTAAATATTTTAGAAAATAATATTTTAATAAAAGAAATTGAAAAATACTTAAATAGTGACAGAGTATTATACGTATATTTAGGTATAGTTTCGTTCCTATTAGCTATTTATATTTATTGTATGGGAATAGAAAATTCGTTTAAAAAATATGTAGTAATTTATTTAATAGGGAAAGGAACAATATTATATTTAACACTAATAATTTTATTGCTATATTTATTTAAAATTTCAAATTTACTTATTTTATCACTATTATTATTAACGTTTTATGAGTTATATAAAATAATAGATTTGGTATTTTTTGTAACTAGTCCAACTAGATTTGTTAATGAATTTAGAAATATTATATATAAATTTAGAGAGAATAACGAAAAGTTAGGATTGAAAGATTTATATTATGAGTTGAAGCAAAATATTATGTTAGCTTTAAGAGAAGAAAATTATATAGGATATCAAGAAGGTTTAAGAATTTATATAAAATTATTAAAAAATGGATTCTTAGAACCGAGAAGTTTAAAAAAAAATGATGTATCTCCAAAAGAAGAAAGTCAAAATGTGTTACAAGATCAAGAACCACAAGTTGGTGAAGAGAATGTGTTTTTTTCAAAAATTGAAAAAACAGCTATTAAAGATGTTGAAAAAAGTGAACAGGAAGAAAGTATTGAATTTGTTTATTTAATGTATAAGCATCTTTTGAAAAAACCTAATGATGAATTTTATAAAGAATTAGAAACTACAACTATACAATTAGCTGAGTATTTTTTAGAAAGAAACTTAGAGTATGCTAAAATATACTATAATTTTTTATTAGAAAGATACAAATATGTATTATTAAAGGAAAATGCTGAATTAGAATTTGGATTTTTGTCGGGATATTTGTATTTAAATAATATTAACCAAGAACAGAAAATTGTGGTTTATAGTTCACTTATAAATTTAATTAATGAGATAATTAAAAAGGATAGAGAAAAAGATTATACCATTATCAAAGTATATTTTCAAAAATTATTAGATGATTTAAATTGCGATAAAATTGATGTATACGTGAATATGCTATTATTGTATTTATTGAAAAATAATAATAAGGAAAATTGGGATGAAAACTTAGAAGAAAGATTTACTTATGTAGATATTAAAATTTTACAAGATATATTTATAGAAAATAAAAAGTATGAACAGAAATTTGATATTTATAAGTTTGATTTCACAGAACCAAATATATTGGGATATTGTGATTATGAGGATAAAAAATTAGACTTAAAAGTTATGATTATGAAGTTTTTGAATGAGAATATGGATGATCTGACAGAAGAGTTCATTTTAGAATATTATGATAAAATAGAATGGATTGCTAAAGAGAATAATTTTAAAAAGATAGAAAAACAACTTCTTAATTTAGAAGAAAAAATTAAAGAAAGGAAAGCAATTAAATTAAGTAAGATAAGATTAACAAAAGAAAAGATAGAGAATTATTATTTAGAATTAAGTACTTATAAATCAAATTGTTATCAATTCCTTTTTAAATATTTATGTAAAAATGAAGAAAATGTAATAAAAGTGGATAAAAAAATAGATGAGTGGAGAAAAAAAGCAAAAGGTTACAATGTTTTATTTCAAAATGATATAGTTTTAGATATTGGAATAGCACAGCAATATATGAACTTATTGGATGAATATTTTGTAATAAATTCATACTTACAAATTGCTATTGAATTAAAGTATATGGAAGTTAATAAAAAAATTAACTTTGAAAAATATTGGTGCTTATTTGTCCATAAGGATGATTATTCAAAAGTGGTTGATTTAGTAAAAAATAAGAAAATAAAGATATATGTATTAAAAAATTATAATGGATTAAAAAATCCAATATTGATATCAATGAAATCAATAGCATTTGTTCTTGAATATTTACCAGAAGATTATAAAAATAATGAAAGTACATATATTCAAATAGAAACTCTTGAGGAGAGTAATAATCAAAAATTATTAGAATTAATACCAGAAGATAGTATTGAAAATAAAAAATTAAGATTAAAAGGTTCGAGTTTATTAAAAATTTATAAAAATATAGAAATATGTTTTGAAAATAATGTAGAAGTTTATAAATTAACAGAATTGCCTTAAAAATCTAATGAATAAAAATTAAATATGATGCAAAGACTTAATAAAGAGTTAGGGTTTACTGTGAAGTAAATCTTAGCTCTTTTATTTTTTGTAAAAATATAAATAACTGACTTTTTTAATAAAAATGTCAGTAGATAAATTTGGGAAACAAAAAAGCTTCTTAGTCCCCGACCTTCTAAGAAGCTTTTTCCCCACTAAATCCCAGACATATGAAAAAGTAAGATAATATTTAATTACTATATAAAATTAGAAAAATCAAATTTATTTAGGAGAGATAACATGAAAGAAACAGATATTCAAGCAGCAATAATAACTTATTTAGGTATATTAGAGAATCAAGGTAAAATTTGGTTTAGTCGATTAAATAACATTCCACCAGTTAATAAGGGAACTGATGGGAAAATGGTTTTCAGGAAACTTCCTAGAGGTTGTAAGAAAGGTATTCCAGATATTTTGATTATATCTAAGGGGAGAACTATTGCTATGGAAGTTAAAACACCTATAGGAAAGCAAAGTAAAGAGCAAAAATTAGTAGAAGAGAGTTTTAAAAAACAGGGCCAAGAATACCATGTAGTTAGATCATTAGAAGAGGCTATAAAGGTAGTTGGTCATGTAGTGTAGTAGGAGGGGGAATGAAACCAATAGAAGGATATACTATAAAAGATAGTGTTACTCATAAAAAAGAGAGGTCTGTAAAAATAGCTTTGTTAGAAGATTTAAGAACTATATTGGCTACTGAATTGGAATTAGAAATCTGGAGAAGGAGAAATAAATTTAATCATTCTCATGACAAAATAGCTAAAGATTTAGGGATAACATATCAAGCTTCTATTGATAGCATTAAACGATTAAATCGAAGAGTAAAAAAGAATCTAATAAAGTTAAAAATAAGAGGAAGTAACTTTTTTTAAGGTTACTTTTTTAATACTGAAGTTATGGAGGATATATGCAAGAACTAAAATTTAAAATTGATTCACAAAGAGAAGTAGTAATAATGGACATTGAGAAACTAATTGATAATCCCAATAATGTTAAAATTCATACTCAGGAACAGATAGAGCTAATAAAGAAGAGTATAGATAAATTAGGTTTTAATAGTATTGTAGTTATTGATGAAGAGAACATGATACTAGCAGGTCATGGAAGAGTATTAGCACTAAAAGAAACAGGAGAAAAGACAGTTCCATGTTTAAAGATTAGTAATCTAAGTGAAGAAGAAAAGTTACAAATAATGATGATGGATAATACTTCAGTTTTAATGACTGGTATAGATGAAGAAATGGCAAAACTAGTTATTGAAAAATTAGAACTAGCAGAAGCAGATTTAGAATTAACAGGATTATCTTTAGAGAAAATAAGTGAGTTAAAAATAGAGGATTTAGACATTCCAGAAGTTTTAGCTATAGACAAACAACAGAATGAAATATCAAGAGAAACATCTTTAAAACTAACTTTTGGAACTAGGAAGGTTATTATAACTGATGAAGAGTTAGAAAGATTAGAAGCTAAATATAAAGAGTATATAAATGAAATGGGAGTTGACTTTGGTTTTGTATCATATCTTTTAGGAGCTGATGCATAAAATGGAATTTATAAGAGAAATAGAGATAGATAAATTAAAACCTGCTGATTATAACCCTAGAAAGATTAATGAGAAAGCCTTTAAATTGCTTCAGGAAAGTTTAAAGATGTTTGGAGTATTAAAACCAGTTATTGTAAATGGAAGTAAGAATATACTAACAGCAGGACACCAAAGAACTAAAGCTATGAAAGCTATTGGTTTAAAAACTTGTCCTGCGATAAGAATAAAAGATGTATCTATCCAGGATGAAATTAGATTCAACTTATTTCATAATAGTATCGAAACAAATAAAACTAATGTAACTATAAAAGATCCACAAAATATTGAACTAGAAAATTTCACTTTTGTTGATTGTATGCATGTAAATTTTAAAGAAAATAAAAATGCTGCAGTTGTAAAAGAAATTTCTAGACTTATTTCAAAGTATGGAGAATGGGGAAGTATAGTTATTGATGAAGAAGGAAATATAATACAAAATTCTGACTATGCTATTGCCTGTAAATTGCTAAATAAGAGGGTGTTGGTGTATAAATTGTCAAATGATAAGGTAAAAGCTTTTTTAAGGTATATGAGCGTAGATTATGGGGAATATAATTATGAAGCTCTAGGAATAAAAACTTATAATCAACATAATTGTCAAATGAATAGATTAAGAGGTGGAATAAAGGATAATAAATCATCTTTATATGAAGGGTATGTTTTAAAGAATATCTCTAAAGATGAAAGAGGGGTAGATTTTGGAGCAGGACAATGTGATTATGCATCTAAGTTATCAAAGTTAGGTTATAAACTACTTCCATATGAGCCACACTTTAAATTTAAGGGCCAAGAAGCTATAGATATTAGAGAAGTAGTAAAGATGATATTAAAGCTTGAAATGGATATTAAGCAGAATGGATTATATGATTATGTAGTGTTGGATAGTGTTATAAATTCAATAACATCTAATAATTTTGAAAAGTATGTATTAACTACTTGTAATGCTTTATTAAAGGAGAATGGGAGTTTATATATAGGAACTAGAAATAAAGGTCAAATTGATTCAACTCTAAATAGTAGTAGATGTATTGAGAAGGTTAGAAGTTTAGAATTTTTAGATAAAGATAATTTCTCAGCTACTTTTAGAAATGGAGTTTGGACACTTCAAAAGTTTCATACAAAGGAATCATTAAAAGAGGTTTGTTTAAAATATTTTAATGATGTTGAAACTATGGGAAGTGGAAGTCAAATATATGCTATTTGTAGAAATCCAAAAAGATTAGCTAAGGATGATTATGTAGAAGCTTTGAATATTGAGTTTAATATGGAATATCCAAATGGTTACAAGCATAATAAACATGAGAAGTTAATAAGTGAGATTTTAAAGAGCAAGTAATTTGCTCTTTTTTTAATTACGGTATATAATTCAAAGGAAAATATTAATTTAAGGGGGAATATAAGTTGCAATTAGTTTATTTTTGGATTGAGAATTATGGAGTTATTAAAAATAAGGGAGTGTTATTAAATCAAGAATATAAAATAGATTTTTTGTATGCTGAAAATAAGGGAGAGTTAATAATTGAAAAAACTGAAAATGAGATTCCTAAAAACTTTTTTTCATATTCTAAAAATGAAAGTATTATTAAAAATATTTCATGTATTATTGGAGGAAATGGAAGTGGAAAAACATCGATTATTCATGCTTTATTTTCAACAAAAAATAAAATAAATAAATCTAAATATATAAAAATATATAGAGTGTCAGATAATGAGCTAAAATTAATAACAAATATTGATTTAATAGAAATCAAAAATAAAACAAATTACTTAAATATAAAAAAAACTGATGATGAAGATGAAATGGATTGTTTATTTTATACTAATTCTTTAGAAATGTATGAATTAAATTTATATTCACTGAAAAATGTTTATGATATTTCATATAAAAATGAATTAAGAAATTTTAAATTAAGTGCTTCATCAGAAGGAATTATAAATCCAACTGGCGAAGACTATTTAAATTATATGAACAATCAATTTTTAAAAAGATTATTACTATCTAAAATTAAGCAAATAAAAAAAGAAGAAAGTATATTAAATTATATTTCTTTTCCTGAAATGCAAAAAATAATACAAAATAGATTAAAAAAAGTAAAAGTGGAGTTAAGAAATATTGAAATTTCTGAGAATGGAAAAAAGTTTAATGAATATTATGAAAAAATACTAAAGTTTGATAAAAGAATTAATAAATATAAGTTTATTAATAATTTTTTTAAGGAAGCAATAGAAATATTTATTGTTAAAGAATTGAAAGAGAATGAATTAAGTTTTTTTTATGATAAAATAGAAGCTTTAGAAAAGATTAATATTGAGTATACCGAAGAATATGAAGAGTTAAATACAAAATTAGAAAATTTTAAAGAAAAAAAAGAAGAGAAAGAAAAATTAGAAAAACAATTAAAAAAAATAAAAGAAAATAAGATGAAAAAAGATTTGGAAAATATTTGTAATGCTTTATTGGAAATTGAAGAAAATTTACTCAAATACCCATTCTTAAAAACAAAAATAGAATTTATAAAAGAAACTATAGAAATACTTTTTGATATGGAAGAATACAATAATAAAAAAGGAAAGATGAAGCTAATTTTAAATTTAGAAAAAAATTCTAATGTATTGGAAAAATTCTTTTTTTTAGATTACACTATTCAAGAACTTTTAACATATAAAATTTTTAATGTATCATTTGATGAATATTTTTCAAGTGGAGAAAAATCTCTTTTAGAAATGGTCTTAAGAGTAGAGGAAGTTCTAGAAAGAATTAAAAATAAAGAATCATTATTGTTTATAATAGAAGAACCAGAAAGTTTTTTACATCCTGAATGGCAAAGAAAAAATATAGATTTACTTATAAAATTTAGCGAGATTTTTAAATTATGTGGGATAAAAAATTTACAATATTTATTGACAAGTCATACACCTTTAATAATTGGAGATTTACCAAAAGGAAATATAGTATCATTAAATAATGAAAACGCTCAATGTGTAACTGGATTTGGGAGTAATTTATTAGATATTTTAAAAAATGATTTTGAATTATCTTCTTTTTTTGGAGAATTTTCAAAAAATAAGATTAAAAAAGTTATAGATATTCTGTCTAAAGATAAAGGTGGAAAAATTAAATTTAAAGAGATAGAAAAAAATAAAGAAGAAATAGAATTTATTATAAAATCATTAGGAGAAACTCTAATAAAAAATAAACTAGAAAGAATGTATTTTGAGTTAGAAAAAGAGGATCCAGTACAAAAAATAAAAAAACTTATGAAAGAAAAAGGGGTAACTTTAGAGGATTTAAAAAAAGGAGATATTTAATGATAAAAATAAATATATCAGAAGATAAAATTAAAATATTAGAAGAAGAGCATAAAAAATGGTATATGGAAAAGATACATCCTAATGTACAAGTCTCTGTAGAAAAATTAGAAAAATACTTACAATATTTTTCTGACAAAAAGTATAAATCTATAAGAGAATATATAAAGTTATTAAAATTTATAGAGGCTAAAAAAGATAGTTTTATAATAGAAAAAGATTGTAAGATAGGATTAGAAAAAGAAGAATTAATTTTTCATATGAGTAATGTTAAAAGACCATCATCTCAAAGAAAATCAATATTAGAAAATAATTTATTAAGATTAGAAAAAGACTTAATAAAAATTGAAAAAATAATTAAAGAAAAAGAAGACTTTAAAGATAAATATTCGCCATATAATATATTTGGCTATGATAATTTAAAGGATGGATTAGATAGTAGTTGGGGAAGACATAAAATTTTACGTCTAATGGGAGTTAATGTATGTCCTTATTGCCAAAGAAATTATATTAGCCCTTATGAAGATGAAAAAAAAATGAAAAATAAAACAAAGCAGTTGAATAAAACAACGGCAGATTTAGATCATTTTATTCCTAAGTCGATAGTACCATTTTTGGCACTTTCATTATATAACTTCATTCCAAGTTGTCAAATTTGTAATAGTAGAATGAAGTCGAATAAACCCACAATAGATTTATCAACTTTTGAAAATATAGTAATTAATCCATTGGTTGAATCTTTTGATGATTATGGAGTGAAATTTAAATTAGAAAACAGGTCTACAGCAGAATTATTAGATACTAAAAAAAAATCATTAGAAGAATTTAAGGTGATTATTGAAAATAAATCTGATAATAAAAAAATACAAAATACAATAGATATGTTTAAGTTAGATAAAATTTATGAGAATAATCATAGTGATTATATAATAGATATGTTTGAAAGCATAAGGAATAGACCAGATTCATATTTAAGTTCAATAGTAGAAATTTTTATGGATAAAAAATATTTTGATGATGAAAAATTAAAAAAGGAAATGCTAGATAACTTAAAAGAGATTGTATTAGAACCATATAAATTCAAAGTTGAAAATGGAGAACCACTAGGAAAATTAACAAAAGATATACTTGAAGAGTTTGGAATAGATATTTAGAGTTGAAGGGCAGCTAAATGTTGCTCTTTTTTTATTTGAAGAGTATACTTGAAATATAATATATTATAAGGAGGAGGAAATTATGGAATTTTTAAAAAGTCCATTATTTGGAAATATAATATTAATATTAACTGTTCTTGTAACACTTTTCATTTGGCA from Cetobacterium somerae carries:
- a CDS encoding IS3 family transposase, yielding MVKKKAREIADLLGNPVSLIEENLYFSISEQCRIFGASRSSYYYAPRPKVDIQVQLKEKIKEQYSLDPSAGSRRITAALNRAGIPVKRSVIRRLMRQLNLKGIAPKRNLSKPKAGAQKFPYLLRNLKIEKPNAVWSTDITYLKTPTGFMYLTAIIDVYSRKILTWELSNSMSKDFCINCYKEAVKTYGSPEILNTDQGSQYTSNEFIETVLSSGALLSMDGKGRCLDNVWIERFWRTIKYDYLYLYEHKTTLELYKGIQSYLNFYNSERGHSSLGYSTPNEAFELSTFEYKKIA
- a CDS encoding VRR-NUC domain-containing protein, with the protein product MKETDIQAAIITYLGILENQGKIWFSRLNNIPPVNKGTDGKMVFRKLPRGCKKGIPDILIISKGRTIAMEVKTPIGKQSKEQKLVEESFKKQGQEYHVVRSLEEAIKVVGHVV
- a CDS encoding ParB/Srx family N-terminal domain-containing protein translates to MQELKFKIDSQREVVIMDIEKLIDNPNNVKIHTQEQIELIKKSIDKLGFNSIVVIDEENMILAGHGRVLALKETGEKTVPCLKISNLSEEEKLQIMMMDNTSVLMTGIDEEMAKLVIEKLELAEADLELTGLSLEKISELKIEDLDIPEVLAIDKQQNEISRETSLKLTFGTRKVIITDEELERLEAKYKEYINEMGVDFGFVSYLLGADA
- a CDS encoding ParB N-terminal domain-containing protein produces the protein MEFIREIEIDKLKPADYNPRKINEKAFKLLQESLKMFGVLKPVIVNGSKNILTAGHQRTKAMKAIGLKTCPAIRIKDVSIQDEIRFNLFHNSIETNKTNVTIKDPQNIELENFTFVDCMHVNFKENKNAAVVKEISRLISKYGEWGSIVIDEEGNIIQNSDYAIACKLLNKRVLVYKLSNDKVKAFLRYMSVDYGEYNYEALGIKTYNQHNCQMNRLRGGIKDNKSSLYEGYVLKNISKDERGVDFGAGQCDYASKLSKLGYKLLPYEPHFKFKGQEAIDIREVVKMILKLEMDIKQNGLYDYVVLDSVINSITSNNFEKYVLTTCNALLKENGSLYIGTRNKGQIDSTLNSSRCIEKVRSLEFLDKDNFSATFRNGVWTLQKFHTKESLKEVCLKYFNDVETMGSGSQIYAICRNPKRLAKDDYVEALNIEFNMEYPNGYKHNKHEKLISEILKSK
- a CDS encoding ATP-binding protein, with product MQLVYFWIENYGVIKNKGVLLNQEYKIDFLYAENKGELIIEKTENEIPKNFFSYSKNESIIKNISCIIGGNGSGKTSIIHALFSTKNKINKSKYIKIYRVSDNELKLITNIDLIEIKNKTNYLNIKKTDDEDEMDCLFYTNSLEMYELNLYSLKNVYDISYKNELRNFKLSASSEGIINPTGEDYLNYMNNQFLKRLLLSKIKQIKKEESILNYISFPEMQKIIQNRLKKVKVELRNIEISENGKKFNEYYEKILKFDKRINKYKFINNFFKEAIEIFIVKELKENELSFFYDKIEALEKINIEYTEEYEELNTKLENFKEKKEEKEKLEKQLKKIKENKMKKDLENICNALLEIEENLLKYPFLKTKIEFIKETIEILFDMEEYNNKKGKMKLILNLEKNSNVLEKFFFLDYTIQELLTYKIFNVSFDEYFSSGEKSLLEMVLRVEEVLERIKNKESLLFIIEEPESFLHPEWQRKNIDLLIKFSEIFKLCGIKNLQYLLTSHTPLIIGDLPKGNIVSLNNENAQCVTGFGSNLLDILKNDFELSSFFGEFSKNKIKKVIDILSKDKGGKIKFKEIEKNKEEIEFIIKSLGETLIKNKLERMYFELEKEDPVQKIKKLMKEKGVTLEDLKKGDI